A segment of the Trifolium pratense cultivar HEN17-A07 linkage group LG7, ARS_RC_1.1, whole genome shotgun sequence genome:
TCTCACCGCCGTTAAAATTCTCTCCACCGCCGGTGCTGATGTTTCACTACATAATGCCTCCGGTTGGAATCCTCTTCAGGAAGCTTTATGCCGCCGCGCAACGGAAATTTCAGTTATTCTTGTTCGTCATCATCATCGTTCCGCTTGGGCGAAATGGCGGCGGCGTTTACCTCGTCTTGTTGCTGTTCTTCGCCGTATGCGTGATTTCTACATGGAGATCTCGTTTCACTTTGAGAGCTCTGTAATTCCGTTCGTCGGAAAAATCGCTCCGTCGGATACTTACAAAATCTGGAAACGCGATGGTAATCTACGCGCTGATACTTCATTAGCTGGATTTGACGGTCTCAAGATCCAACGCGCCGATCAGAGTTTTCTCTTCCTCGGCGACGGTGATAACGCACACGCCGTTCCTTCTGGATCGTTGCTTGTTCTAAATCGCGACGATCGCAAGATCTTTGATGCATTTGAAAACGCTGGAGCTCCGATGAGTGATTCTGATGTAGCTGGATTCTGTGCGCAAACTAGCGTTTACCGGCCGGGAATGGATGTAACAAAAGCAGAACTAATCGGAAGAACGAATTGGAGAAAGCAAGAGAAAACGGAAAACGTAGGTGAATGGAAAGCGAAGGTATATGAAGTGCAAAACGTGCTTTTCAGTTTCAAGTCAAGAAAAGTCTCTGCAGCAGAATCTGGTACTGAACAAGTTATACCGTTGGAAttggatgaagatgaagatggttTTCTCGTAGCGGAGAATCCAAGTTTTGGAATGCCAATGGAAACTGACAAAAGAAGACACAGTAGTTTCGTTCGAGAAGATAGAGAGTGGGTCCCATTAGGTAGAAAAAGCGTGGACATGCCTTCAGGGATAATGCAACCGCCAAGGAAGTCCACGTCTTCTGCTTCGGTTAGATTGGCGCAGCCATTACCACCACCGGTGAAGGAGAAGGAGTATATGAAAAGTTTACGGCCTTCGGTGTGGTTGACGGAGCAGTTTCCGTTGAAGACGGAGGAGTTGTTGCCTTTGCTTGATATTTTGGCTAATAAGGTGAAAGCTGTGAGGAGGATGAGAGATTTACTGACGACGAAGTTCCCGCCGGGGAGTTTTCCGGTTAAGGTATGGATCAGTTGACCGTTACTTTTTTGGGTTTTGTTGGGTCCCATatgattgaaaatataaatataaattaagtgaATGTTTTGGATTAAAGTGAAATTTgacaaaatatgatatgacACCATTGTTCTTTTTAAAGCTTCATATTGCAGCTTTTGTCTAAATTAAGCACGATTCTTCTGTCAATCTCAGAATAGcaaaacttttctttttaatgGAGTACTATTTAGCTGTGTTTATTTAAGAGGAAATATTCAATTTAAGATTATACCAATTCATTCATATTatcaatcaatatttcaaaacaTTCATTAGAAATGTAAAATGTTAACCAAGTTTGTCTTTTTGATTGGATAGGTTTTCAAATGCATCCCTAACATTATTGATTTAGTTTAAAATTGTTAACTTAGGAGACTAAGACTCATGTTTAgcaaaactaaaacaaaataatagatACTTGATGAGTTAATTTATAGGAAATGCTAAGTAAGTGTAGTTTAGTTGGGAGTATCTATTAGAGATATTATTAAAAGGTggagattcgaatatgaatttCTCACTTTTCCACGCTTAATGTATATGAGTCTAGCACAGTAGGTTACTTGACGAATAAAAGTTATAGTGGATGATTTAATAATgaataacttataaattaacttaTACTAGTTTATAGCGGATAAGTTAgtcaatttaaaaataacaattattattaaaaaattgtacttttaatattaaatgcacaagtttcaatCCAAAATTACTAGTGTATTTTGAACTTTTTAACGTCAGATTTGTACATGATAGAAAAATCCTTTTAATTAATCCAATTTGAAAAGATATACTGTCCGCATATcttattttgaccgtatttttttactGTTAATCAACAAATACTACTGTTAGCTTAGCATATATAAGGAGATGTTGTATTTGTTTCGATAAATattttacaaatatataaaaagtagtaactaaattatttaatactGGGACGAGGGAgtacaattttattatttgaaaactGCAAAAACAAGGCATAAGAAGCTGTactataagttttgtccttaatatttgtatttttcgGTAGGAGCTTTGTCCTttaatatcattaaaaaaatctttaataattgactttattttaaatttcttagGAGTCAAAAGCATTATGAAAATTGATGAATGATTTGATTTATGAAAAGACAGTGATGGAAATATTGTGTTATTGATATTTGTGACATGGTGGTGGTCAGGTAGCAATTCCGGTGGTCCCTACGGTAAGGGTGGTAATCACGTTCACAAAGTTCGTGGAGCTTCAACCTGTTGAGAAATTCTACACACCATTCACAAGTCCAAGACATTTGATAGCTTCAGATAATGGTGATGAGGAACAAAACTCAGAAACCAGTTACTCTTCATTTACATCTTCATGGTTGAGAAGAAACAATAGTCAATCTGGGAGTTCAAGGAATAAGCAGCTACAAAAAAGCACTTCTGGTGCATTGGATTTAGATCCTTTTGTTATTCCCGAAGGATATACTTGGAGTAATAGTGGAGATGATAAGTCAAAGAAATTGAACAAGTCTAAGTCTTTGAGAAGAGCCAAGTGAAAATTGAACTAGAAATGGTTGATGGTAATTtagttgcattgcattgcatccATAATGTAGATATGTCcctgtttaatttaatttttatttattatattatttaaatcaaCTGGGTTTTTTTGGATAATTGTGTTCATACTTCACAGTTCACAGAGAGGGTTATTTTGCAGCAAATTGTTGAACAGTACACTTACAACTGTACTTTGCTCACAGTTTTGTTTATGTTACAGGCATTACTGGTACATTATATAGAAATGTTTGTGGTTGGTTACcttgaaatattaaatatggaccaaattgaattgaatagaaTAGAAGTACAGCCCATCTGCACTTCTTTCCACACCAGAAATTATGTCACCCATAAGGGATAAATAGATCCAGATCCGCGATAGTAAAAACACTCGGTTATACACGGTAATTGATCGCCTATTGATTTGAGATCGGATATTCTATATAATATATTAGTTTTGACACTATTCAACAATCTCGGCCGTTAGTCTAGATCGAACTGTTGAGAGCAGTAACTACGTAATCCAATTCCACCCATAAGCCATGATCCTTGATCAATTCTTTATTTGCATATCGATTCTTCAAATCAGATGTTAATTGAGCAAAATGGTCAAAGGGCCATAAGTTAATTTGTCAAAAGTAGCATTTGTTCCTTAATAGCAAACCCAATTCAGCACGTAATTCATTGTTAAATGAATGTGTATATTATTTGCATAAAGACACTATTCAAGTCTTGCACTATAACCCATTTGTACACATTCCTGAGGAACCAAAATGCACAATAACAagaaatgtttgattttaattgtaTCATACCTTGAGAATAAATAAAGGTGAGACAATGTATATATATGACCCTGTTTATTCACAATTGAACTTTGTGGAATGTGGTATCTATAAGTTTGATTGTTTGAATAAGGCTCCACTTAACTTTACTTTGTCTCTCCATACAAGATTCAGTCTCCCATATGTTAAGAAGACATTGCCCTAtattctttattcttttttcCCCCATTCTTTGGACTAGCCTTTCCCTTTTCTTCTTTAAGGTTCTGATGGTAACCCTTGAAGCAAATCTTTGattccaataaatttaaaggTTGGGTCCCCTCATAAATCTCTGAAGACTATACTTTAATAGAAAATACTAGTATCAAGAAAGGAAGTATAAAGATATTTACATTGTATTTTACTGTACCtttaaagagtaaaaataatttctttactTTAATCAGAGTTTTATGAATGCATGTTCTTTTTGCCTTAAAATTGTGATGTTCTAGACCGAGTCACGGCCGGTTCCAAAGGACTAATGTGTGTTTGTTTTGGCGAAGAATTGTTGTGCGTTTAAAGAGAAGCTTCACAAAGTCGTTGTTAAAATCGCAACGGGACGCGAGAACGATGGTTTAAGCGATGAACCAAACAATGATTAAGTATTATAGTGTCCTACAACACACAATGACATCCCGTTTATCAAATCACCGCCTTTTGATCATAATTTGACACTAATCTACAAATCACACCAAGATTCACGCAATTGTCCATCCGCCTCTGATCGTTACACGCCCGACACCTCCCCTATAAAAGAAATCCCATGGTGAAAAGTACATTATCTCATCTCATTCTAATTAAACTCTAGACTCTCATAAAACCCACACTTACTTAAATGTTAGAGTCCTTACACACCACCACCTATATGTAGTCGCAACACTGTCCTCTACcgcatcaaaatcaaaatatattacaAACTCCTAGAGAAATCAATCCAATAATACAAACAAAactatattaattttcaaattcaattgaaaAATTCCATTTAAGGTACATGTAATAAAATATGACCTAAGTTTTGTCCTTGATGTAAGTCGAAAATCCTGGTGGCAATTCCTTGAACGGCAAATAGATTTGGTCTTGTAGAATTAGTCATAACAATGCTAGCTAAACTACCAATTCACATGGTAATTTACAATATGCTGGCCAAGGTATCACTACTGTATGATATGATCGAGGATTAAATACCAAATACTATAGGTGAGTTGGCAAATTTTCCTATGAAATGATAAATacatacaaaagaaaaaagcttcaaccaaaaaaaaaaaaaactagtaagTGGAATGTCTAGTATATATAATTTCAAGTTCATTCACTTACACTTCTCTTCCATTTAATTCATTGGTCTTCAATCTGCATCAATCCCAACTATAAGTCATACGAGGTACTATTTATGTCTCTGACTTTAAAGCATCGatgtttcaatttttcaaaacaaaaacttaGCAAATATCTGTACTTTCTAACATTTCTAGTACATGACAATAACATATCTAAGAATATGTTAAGAACACCTACTTATGAGTTAGTTTGAATAAATTGTTAGAACAATTTTGTATTAAGAACTACTACgtactattttttatataagttgAAACTAGTAGCTtctccaattttttcttattcaACTTACAAATTTAAGTCAGctcaaaagcaatttttttcTAAGTGGAAAACTATAATTTAATTGAAAAGTTCCTATATATTTAGAAATTAAGCAAAAGTAGGCTTTTATCCATTAACAAATGCTCTAGCTAGCtcaaaactttattttaaaattttagagaATTAGTGCATGTTTGAATTCACTTTTGGAAGGACCAAAGGTGCCCTCAAAActgaaaattgattttgcacTATGAAGTACAAACATAGACATGGACACCGAACACGATACgaatattgataataatttgaaaaagtgacataattcaatataatcatAAGCGTCAGTGCCATGTCAATTTCTGACAACGACACGTGTCTGACGCTAAGACATACCTAATCTAAAGAGTATCCGTGCTTCATAAATTTCACATGTTGTGGGTGTTCTCAATTACAATTGACATGTTGACACTAAAATTAagccaaatataatttttatatttaaatttattgttcaatttataCGTATCTAAACATAAAATGTTATACCTTATACTCACTTTTATTAAAGTCGGTTCAATTTCAATAGTATTTTTTACCGTAGAACCAAACAAACATTAATACACTTAAATCAATGTCACCTTATATAGGAGTATATTTCTAGATTATTGGTTTATTGAGATTACTATATAAATCTAACAAAGGTTTAATGATTAGTATTCTTATTTTATGGTCCTAATACTTATAATCCAGAAAACATGGCCAGTGAAGCACGAAGTTGGGCAGATCAATGGGGTGCTGGTGGTATTGGAGCTAGAGATTATCATGAGATTGACACAAGATCCCAAGAAAACACtagcaacaacaaaaatacaagTGCCAAGGCTGGTTTTGCTAAAGCCAAAGCAATTGCTACTATTGGTCTTGAAAAGATTAAAAGTGGTGCCTCAATTTGTGTTAAATGGATCACAAACCACTTTAAGAAAAAGAGAACATCCATATAAATTTTGGGTGGATCCAACTTGCATGCAATTCTAATTTTTCTATTTGAATTTGCACTTTTCCTTCCATATTAATTTTGATTACTACAATGATGTTGTTTAATTATTCCTAATTTCCTAGTAATGATCATTGCACCATGTCACATGTCACATCTTAATAGGTTATTTTACACTTGGTAACTTTCAAGCAACAAAGTATTTGTCGGGTGTCTTCGTGACAATATTAACAAGATGGTGTTGGGGTTGTTTTGTGGGGCTATAATATGAGTATAAAGTTTAATCGGATTTGAATCGTATACACCATTGGTataaagagttttttttataaagttaattaattagAGTTATTAGATTATTGAAAATGTTGGacttttattattactattacagAAAAGTACACATATACTTGATTATAATTTGCAGACAATATAAACTTTTTACACCGTATCTGCaaatttaactcagttggtatggacatcacattttatatgtagggttGAGATTCTAACCGCGGACACctcacttgtggattttctatTTACTAGGCTACcgaaccaaaaaaataaatctttttacATCGacattatgaaaataaaatttagagaaTTCTTCCACCATATTTaagcattaaattaaatttctgaAATAAATTTGATTGAGTGACTTAAAAGTTTTTCTTTCGGATCAAAACATTCTTCTAAGATTGGTTAGTGTGAGTTAAAATTGTGTCTCTGTAGTTTGTATCATACAAAGGAGTTGATGTCCTTCATAAGTTGGGAAATTTAACCAACAATGATCGTTTACTTTTCCTTCTATAGATTGCAACTAATTGTGAGTCTGGTTAGGCTGTTGCGGTGGCGCCTAAGTCCGGTTTCTATTATAGGGCACAATGCACGATATGATGTCCAATTAATTCAAGAATGTCAACAATAGCTTAAATTCATTCAAGATACTGAGCAATGAAACAACAACCTTTTGCGATGGATTTCTACTCGGTTTTGAGTTAGCACAATCAGCGTTCATCTGCTTGCGGAAAATTTTGTGAATCTCGTCCAAGATTTGAAGTCATTGCACGAGACATGTACGAAGAAAGTTAGAAATAGTGCATAAAAGTCACGAAAAGTCAAGATTGCAATCTTGCTTAGAGCGAAATCATGGAGGAATATTTGACATTAGGAATTGAATGTGAATGATTCCTGCAACCTACTGGCTACAAGATATGAAGTTCTTCTCAGCCAATTTTAGAGTTCATTATACGTAATCTTGACAAAATTATTTGCAGAATTTGGATTCAGACTTGTTGTTAAATCCACTTGATTTTGAGTAGAATCCCTTGGAATTTGAGGTAAATTATATGAGAAAGTCCTGGTTTTCGGATTAAAGAAACTATGACACCATATTAGAAGCAATGGCAACATGGACATTCATTCTAGGTAGTCGATAGTGGTTTATTTTCCTTTTGTAATTTACAGTGTTAGATTTAAGTCCTATCATATCTAATTAGTAACTATCCCATTGGCTTTACCTAGTGTTCCCGCAGCAGCCACAAGCCGCTTGTCGTCTTCCTTTTCACTCCTATTTCTCATCTCCTATTAGCTTTACCTAATGTTCACCAGCTGCCACAGGCGGCCTGTCGTCTTGTTTCTCGCTCATCTATGAGAGGTGGCATCATCATCCTCTCCTCATGCCCACCACCGGACGTCACAAGCGACCATTTCTCACTCATCCACCACCACATAGGTTgattaaaatctttatttttttgctaaGATTCTGTTTGAATGTTCAAATTTGAAGTACAAAAAATGTGTTGGGGTACAAGAAATTTGAACAATAGCCATAAAAAACAAGAATTCTCCCTATGTACACATAAAGACTATGAGCAACAAAAAGTGACTTTGCAATCTAGTGCTGTAGATAGATGTTAGGATCTGTGAAACctatttaatctaatggtttAAAATTGTGGTCCATCATGGACAACCTATAAAGGTAAGGTCCACTATAGAATCCACCCCATACCAGAAACCTAAACACTATCACTGAAAAGGAAATTGAGGAAACAAGTGAATGTACTTCATTGATTGAAAATGTCAAATGACTATAGAGTGGTTAGTATTTATAAGGAGTGAATCCCTCTAACTGATTTGATTCAGCTAGTTATAGTTCTAACTAATGTTGACTTGGTTAATTACAATGATAGAACTTGTTGGTTACAATATAGGTCAGCTAAATAACAGTCAATTATTATTTAGTTgtgttatatattatatactacaAACAATAGAGATTTATGAAAATTAGTGTTTGTACAATGCATTTTCTTGTTATAAGCAAATGCATTAAATCTTTGCATAAAACACTGCTTTaattttcatccaaaaataACACCATAAAGTAATATGATATTGCCGAAACCAAGTAACCGAGAATTCAAATTAAGCAGTAACCAAATCTAGATtcatataaattgaaaatttgaaatttgaaatttgaaattcatgAGTTAAGGTAACGAAAATAAGTAAAAAGTGCAGAGCATTGCAATAAGCATCAGCCATGTATGTGTATTTGACAATTGACTGCTAAGATGGGCTATTTACAGAAGGTTGTCTCAAATTATGCCCTAGTGGGATCCAAAGGTGTTCTCTCCACTGTAAGTCATGTAAAGAAAGCCATCCTCATCCTTATGTTCTTCATAAAGAGCAGACATCAAAGCAGCTGTAAAAACATGGGATTCAGTTAATAGTTACTACCAAACTGGCAAATACATCATTTTGTACGGTTGGACAACTTACCAGTTGGAGGTAGAGTGTTTtcgatgaaaacaaaaatagccTTCTCTGCACTGAGCTTAATTCTTTTGCGGACAACATAAACAAATTGACCAACAGACAAGTCAGCTGGGACAAGATACCTACAGCAATACAACAAGAATAGACCAATTAAGAATCCACCAAGGCATGTTTTTCCAGGGTTCTTTTCTTTCGTTCGCTCTGCACTCTTTTTTCCAAAGATACATATGCAGCATGCCCTTCTCTCAAACCAAATTACCAGAAATATCCAAAGCAGAGActtggttttatattattaaacaaCTGCATTCCTTTTTCTGTTAAATTGATCTTTAAACtaaaaatctaaatataatatgGCAGAAGATTTCTAGGATGTGGTGGTGCCAGAGACCAAATATGCTACTATAGCGATCAGAAATTTAATGCTTGGCTTAATATGCATGCTCCACACTTTGGCCTAATAGAGTATGCAACAAGGATATAATACTAGACTACTTACACCAGTTAAACACCTACAACTCGACCTCGGCTTATGTAACAAACAATACTAAATTGGAACCTTCCAAAATCttcacacaagcttaagaccgaaaaaaaaatcagaCAGCAAAATAATATTCTCAAGCCTTAGTACCAACTAAAGCAAACATAATAAGTAATAAAGAAAGAAAGTCACTTACTTCTTCTTATCAATATCTGCAATGTCACTTCTTCCAGCTTTCTCTACAATCACCTGAACACAAACACCATAACACCATATTTCAGCATGTGTGCATTAAGAAAGAATAAACACATACGACGTATGCATACTGAATATAATCATCTTACAGGTACTCTATCAGGGTACTTCTCTCTGATACGAGAAGATTCAGCCTGTCTTCTTTCTGTCATGTACAAAACAATGAAACACAAGCTGTTATTTTAGTCTAATGAACAAGGGTTTTTCAAAACTCATATGAAAAATACACATGTTAACCTAGTACACACCTACCTAGTAAACACCTATGTAACACCgacaccttagattgaatgggGTGTGTCCGAATATGTCGGACACAACACAATTCAATTACTTCTATTTCCGTAGATTATTATCAGGTGTCTACTTGTGATGTCTATGTCTTTGTCTATGTTGCTACATAGGTAAACCTAAACATGTTAATTCTTCCACATAGCGAAAGTTCATCGTCATAATAGGgttacataatttatttattttttgttggtttgtttTCAAAGCTAGTATCCGGCATACCGGACCGCCTAATTTGATTGGGGGGTTCAGCTCTGGCATGTGGTTCCAACTAACTATTCGGCATATGCGGGAACCGTGTCCTCCTCCCTACCAAGTAGGGggccaatcaccactaaaccaactaactattGCTGGTTCCATAAATTTCAATTTGATAatgaacaaaaattaattttttcttccaaaaatatGATTGTTATACAACAAAGAATTGACTTTGAATTCAAACCATCAAAAAGTTCCAATACCCAATAAAATCCCAAACTAAGAAActgaattaaataataaatcatGATAAAAAAACAGTACAGTACCATAAGGATGTTGAGTCTTGAAAGAGGGCTTAGACATGATTAAATTAGTCGGGCAATAAAAATCGCTGCAAATTTCAAACACACAAAAACATTagcaaaacaataataatcGATGAtccaattgaaaaaaaaaaagaataagaagaagCTAATTTGATAAAACTTACGAGGAACTAATAATCGATGATCAAATTGAGGGTTTGAGAGTCTGAAAGAATGAAAGGAATTggggaaaaaagaaaagaaggagagttattatatatttggtgaaattgaaattagggtttgttGATTCCTTTGATTTTGGTTGTTCTGTTTGAGTTGAACACGGAATGTCTACTTATACATTCTGTTTAAGACTTCTATCGCTTCGTCACCAAGTAAGCTGCGATGTGTTCGGTTTTTCTTAAACAAACGACGACGTTCCATTGGAGtattgtatttatttaattaatcaaatattagacagattttttgttttttaagtttagATTatgttgtgtcaaaaaaaaaagaagtttagattatgtttatttttttgttttttaatcaaacaatgCTCGAATACAATTAATCAAAGAATGTTCGAAAACAAAACTGGATTAACTCATATCTTATCTTTTGCAACAAAATCGTAGATCTTTTCGTTTTCAGTTTTAAATTTGTTCCAAATTTATCTAAACAACTTGGATGAGTCTTTTACTCAACAAACTCATCTTTGAGACAATaggttttaaaaaaatggagcCAAATTTCGTGTACCCTTAGTGATTAAATTTGATGGGATTTTTGAGAATAAATACTAAAATACTCATAACTTCTAAATTCGAATTTGATTGTGTTTTAGAAGGAATAACGAAACAATTTTTGAATTACTAGTACTATGATTTTAGTACAATAAAAATGTGACATCTTTTGTTAAAGTGGTAAAGTGATGATTTTTCTTAGGATGTGATTTGTAGTGTTATGTTGATTGTGTGATGGTTTTCATGTTGTTTTGATGTTAAGAATACATTGTAGTTTGATGTATgtgttataaaattattatgatttttattagaCCATATACAATGGTTTTTAACATTCAATACCACTTTTTC
Coding sequences within it:
- the LOC123899483 gene encoding autophagy-related protein 8C-like codes for the protein MSKPSFKTQHPYERRQAESSRIREKYPDRVPVIVEKAGRSDIADIDKKKYLVPADLSVGQFVYVVRKRIKLSAEKAIFVFIENTLPPTAALMSALYEEHKDEDGFLYMTYSGENTFGSH
- the LOC123899167 gene encoding ankyrin repeat domain-containing protein 13C-like; amino-acid sequence: MIEIEMAKKTPPTTSFHELKPEQYTHSPIHYAVVIGNHSTLSRIISSLPRLPDPTQIHTESDSLYQEKLADKISAVLDRRDVPFRETPLHLAVRLNDLTAVKILSTAGADVSLHNASGWNPLQEALCRRATEISVILVRHHHRSAWAKWRRRLPRLVAVLRRMRDFYMEISFHFESSVIPFVGKIAPSDTYKIWKRDGNLRADTSLAGFDGLKIQRADQSFLFLGDGDNAHAVPSGSLLVLNRDDRKIFDAFENAGAPMSDSDVAGFCAQTSVYRPGMDVTKAELIGRTNWRKQEKTENVGEWKAKVYEVQNVLFSFKSRKVSAAESGTEQVIPLELDEDEDGFLVAENPSFGMPMETDKRRHSSFVREDREWVPLGRKSVDMPSGIMQPPRKSTSSASVRLAQPLPPPVKEKEYMKSLRPSVWLTEQFPLKTEELLPLLDILANKVKAVRRMRDLLTTKFPPGSFPVKVAIPVVPTVRVVITFTKFVELQPVEKFYTPFTSPRHLIASDNGDEEQNSETSYSSFTSSWLRRNNSQSGSSRNKQLQKSTSGALDLDPFVIPEGYTWSNSGDDKSKKLNKSKSLRRAK